In Balearica regulorum gibbericeps isolate bBalReg1 chromosome 27, bBalReg1.pri, whole genome shotgun sequence, the genomic stretch TGAGCTCAAGTACCTTCTTCTACAGTCACACTTGAAAACATTATTGAAAATGAGCATAGCAAAATCCAGAACTTTAAGGAAGCTTCTAGTCAAATTCTGAAATATCTAAATTTAGAGTGGAAGCTAAGTGAGATCTAGCAACAAAATGAGCTCAGCTCAAATGTTTAAGGTGACAACTCAGAATCTTTTCTGTCATCAGAAGATCTACAGACAGCAGCATCACGATCtgcttcaaaagcatttttattggCTTTCATGGAGATTCCAGTCACAGTTCAAATTTCTTTCTGCGGAGTAGCAGAAAACCCAACCTAGAGCAAACACTAACTGATTTTAAGCAAAGTCACCATTGCGGTGACACACTACGCTGGAGAAACACTCTGACACCAATAAGCAATAAGCACTTAACATTAGATTTccatctataaaataaaaatacacctaagttgaggaaaaatgaaaagcaatagaGGTGTTTCTCTTCAGTATTATCAAAATCAGCACTATGACTGAACAGCGTATCATTTCGTATTACAGCACTCAATTATCAGTACACTATTTCGAAAGAGATCACTGTTGATTTATAAGGAAAACTACAGAATTTTTATGTACTGTAGATAAACACCTTTACGAAACACATACTGTGTTGTAACTAAAAATATAGCCAGCTTTTAAATTATCGGCATTCCCCTTACGGCGTAAGGGATTCAAACCGTCGAAGGAATACCATATTCTGCACAAACATGACTTGATCTCAGCTGCACTTGCTAGTTTTAGAGCACATAAATATTTAGGCTCTCCAGCTTGTCGTCACTTGTTTACCTAAACAATCAGAACATCATACCAGTTCACAGATTCAGACTGTTTATTCAGGCATTAAGATTTAAAAACTACAACAGTATCAGGCCAAATCatacaaagtaaaaacaaacataaatgaaaataaaactttaaaccAGTCAAGTGGGGCAGAATATGATAATTAAAAGCTTCTAACTGCTACagattaaaaagtgaaattgttGTTTTATATTAAAGTATTACTGCAATCACATGAGGGCAcgcttttgatttttaattgaCTTTAGCTTCTAAGCCAATTGAGcaaaaaagctttgcaaacaATAATACTTAAGTTTTAGAAGCTGAAAGGTAAATATTCACCTCCCAAAGAGGCTCCACCTGTAAGAACAGAAGTGGCACCACGTTTGTCAATCTtccagaaattaaagaaaaaacaaccagtGCATGAAATAGAGACAATGCTACCTTAGATATCTATAACCCTGTTTGAAAAAGCCCCAAACACCTCCTGTTAGGTAGTATTTGAATGTGTTTAATACGGAACGCTGTAGCCTTGTGCACAAAGAAATCTCATCGGCAGTTAATATTACTGCAGTAAGATTACCGTAAGTAATCCCAGCGCTTTAGGCAAAGTCGTTAGACAGCTGTCATTCCCCAAAAAGCAACAACAGTAAAACACAAGCAGTGATTACAAGGCAGAACAGTACACAGACTTTCCCCAACTACTTTCAAGCCTCAGAGCAAGGGAAATGGGAAATCTAATACAAGTAGATAAACTAAAATCATTATGGAAGAAAATTGAGAGCTCAGCTTTCTTGCAAGCATCGTGATGTAGTTGGCTGCCATGAAGATCAAAGTCGAACCTTTACAAGAAGATAGAATTCATCTATCTGTATAGAAAGGCACGGCAAGACTGGCTGAACGTATTTTGCACATAATAAGCATAACCTCAGTTCACACAACAGGTTTAACTGCAGCATCTCAACTGACATAACCGCACAGATGCCCAACTACAGGGCTGAGAAAATACAGCTTAGTCCCAAATATTCAAAAACCACCCAATTAAAGAACTTGCCATTTAAGCTTCCGCTCGTTGACACAGCGTTGTTCTGTTTCTGGTTATCATATGCGGGACCAATATTGGCAAGATCCTgaaggagataaaaaaaaatctgatgtatACACTTAGTCAAACTTACGACTCAAAGCCTGAACACGGCGCTTCCAGATGCTGGAGGACTCCAGCACGTCACTTGGCACAACACAGGCTCGCACTGAGACTTGGCTAAGTTTTGCTCATTTGACACCAGCAAAAAAAgcccccaccccttcctcccATCCCCACGGCACGCTTCCCTTCCACCTCTGATTACATACTTGGTCTAGGAGTCCAAACTTGGGGTAATCTTCTTCTGGGTCTTTACTCCCTGGGTCCGGATGCTCTTTCACCAAGAATACATCTCTTTCTTTACACTAAAATAGAGGAGGAGTTTAAGTTACATAGGGTAAGATCATATAAAGTTCATTAACAAGTATTTAAATCATAGTATTTACTATTAATGcatagtgtgtgtgtgtgtgtgtgtgtgtatatatatatatcaactACGTAAGAAGCATTAGAATCGTTACCATTTAGCTCTTAAGTCCAGACCTCAGCAAACAACCGTACCATTCCCAGAAAGTCCTCTAGGAATTTAAATCCTAATACTTACCATAGTTTTGACAATATTATTTGGCCAAGTCATTTTCCCAGGTCTCTGTCGTGTTGTCATACACTCCCAGTATTTATCAATAAATGGGATAATatcctgtaaaataaaaaataaaaattgagtcTTAACAGTGTGGCTCTGAAAGTCTCGCCGCCACTATTTGTTTGAACTGGCTCTGCACTGAAATCATAGCTTAAGTAAATCCACGATGATTTTTACAATAGCCATACATACCTTATCTTTTGAGAACATAGTTTTTGGGTGCTCATCTTGTGTCCTCGACTGCCACGTTAAGTTGGCCAGAGCACTAAGGCACATTTCCTTGagatcttaaaaacaaaaaaaataccagagcTGGAGTTACACTTCACGGGGAAGATCAAACACCCTCATATATACAGCGATTACGAAACATGCAGCATCCCCGTTATCTTGAGTAACGGTAAAACCCTCACAAGTTCTGTCCTAACCCAGCAGCCCTCGCTAAACAGAAGATTTTCACCATCTTAAGTTAgtagcaaaacagcaaaacatttttagaaaaagccGCACATGCTTGTTGCTGATACGGGATTTTTTTGGGTCATTTTGGGAAAGTTTCAGCAGAGCCCTCCCACTGACTTTAGACAAAGTGAAGCCCCTAGGATTGCCTTGCACAAAACTTCAAGCAAGAGCACTTTTATACttacttgcttgttttcttaagaaatatgTGTTCCCACTGTGATGGCAAACATTGCAATGGAAACTGTAGTTGGTCATGAAGGGCAGACACGATCTGGAAAAGAGCACACTGATTTGTAAGTTCTGGTGTATGCCTTGCTACACCAGGTTATGAAATTAGTTATTCTTGACTACATCAggttaagaaattaattattctctctccaaaaccagaaacatctTATCTTTTCATCACATTAGTTTTATCAAGGGCACTGAGAAGAAGAGACgaagctcttcagaaaaaacGAAGCAAGTTAAGTGTCATCATCTTGTTTTAGAGAAGTCCTGAAATTCATTCAGCAAAATAAGAGACAACAATCCAGAAGCTCTGGACAAGGAGCTCCACCCAagttaatgaattaattttaactggAAGTCTAGAGTACTTTTTAGGGACACAATACAACCAAACATGTTGAGTTTTTAAGAATTCTAAAGTCAGTCCCACATAGGCTCTAGAAAGCGAGCTGAATTTACTTTCCACCGACAGGaagattttatcttttgttgACGCCAGCTGAAAACGTCTGTTGAAGCTCCCCCTGCTTTTCAAACAAGGCTACAGGCCCCTAAGGCGGTACGTCCAAGGGTGGCTCTGACAGTCCTGAGGTCTGGGCGAAGactttttaaagttgaaaaGTACAAACATGAACACTTCCCACGGCGTTGGGTAAAGCTTTTGTTATTCACACCACACATGGGTTTCCAAGTGTCCAAGGACCCAGGTCCTGGTCCGTGGGAGTGCACCCTCTAAGCACTTCCATTTTTGCTAACCAAAGTTTCGCGCCCAGCATTAAGCAGAATTTACGTACGTAGTATCGATGCCAAACGTGTCTGCTGTGAACCACTTTGTACAAATTCCACACTGCAGCTCTATCTCTCCAAGCTGCCGTCCGTTCTCTTCATCCACCGAGCCTGCCTGAGCATCCAAAACCTCAGAGTTGTCCCCGGCAGCTTCCTACAACCAGAGCAGATCAAACTTGGACTGCCTTAAAGATTGACTGAATCAGACAGGAAAGAAGTTTTGTGCAGTAACCTGTCAAGACAGGAGAATTTAGAGGGAATTTCCCTCCCCCGCAATAAACAGCCATGCTGTGAGCGAGCTGGAACTATTCTGCAGATTCACTTAGTTAAAACTAGTCAGATGGGCAAggatttaatttccaaaatagTTCTTTAAAGATCTAAAACTGGAGCCAGTAGGATGGAAAGTCCTCCTCATCTGAACCACAGGACCGtgttcagattttgttttttgaatAACTACTTTCTCCCCTTCTATGCCTTTGTCTTACCCCTGACTTAGTAACCTTGGAAAACTGAGGATGCTCATTAGTCCTAACACATCAGGCATTGCTAGCATCTCTTTgttaaacagaaacattttctcttctgaaaaaaaattccacatttGCACTTTTTCTAGGCCACATACAGCCCGTGGCTACCTTACACCTTCGCATCTCCCCGTTACCTGTGCAAAGGCAATAGATCACTACCAATTAAGAATCCTTTGGGAAATTGTGCTGGTGGTGAGGCGAAGAAAAACCCGaatgggagaagggagaggactAGCAGCCTGGTGAACAGGTATCCCCAGGAGAAGTCCCAACCTCAGTCTGCCACGGAGAGAAGGACAATTCCCTAGAATTGCCCAGGAGAGAAGGACAACTCCCAGGTCCGGGATCCCCAGCTCTCACAGAACCGCACAGGCTCACACGACGGGCAGCCGTGCCGCAGGGACAGCTTGCGGCGCCTGGCAGCGAGGCCGTGCAGGCAGCACCCTCACCAAGAGGCAGCACCCTCACCAAGAGGCAGCACCCTCAGCTTCGGGCGCTCTCACCTTCTACCTGCCCCAGCTCCGCAGAACCCACCCCGGGCACTGGCCTCCCCCGGAGAGCCCCGGCTGCCCGCAGCCACCTACCAGGGGGTCCTTTCCGCTGGCAGACTCCGTCTCCAGAGCTGTGGCGACATCGACCAGGGCGGCATCCCCCCTGCGAGAGGAGAAACGAGTTCCCGAGAGCGGCCCCCACCCTCGGCCCTACCGTCACGGCGGCACCGGGCCCTCCCGGGCAGCACGGGCCGGGGCACCCCCGTGCGGCTGGGGCAGAAGGACCAACCGGATCCCCGAGGCTTCCCGGGGGCGGGGGCACCCCCGCTCCCCTCACGGTTTCCAAGGTAACGGGGGagcgcgccccccccccccataaccCTCACGGTTCCCAGGGCTgcgcgtgcgtgtgtgtgtgtgtgtggagggggggGCTTAGGCCTGCGCCGGCGGGCCGGGCACCGCGGGCAGAGAGAGGCGTACCCGGTCTCGGCGTCGGTAGCGCCCGGCTCGGGCGGTGCCGGAGGTTCCGGGGCGGGTGGGTCCGGGGCGGGTTCCGCACCCTCGGCCGCGGGAGCAGTCACCCCAACCGCGGCcgccggcgccgccgccgccgccgccatcttcACCCGCCGCGCCGCTCTCGCGAGAAGGCGCCGCGCGCCACTGGCGGGCCACTCCCCGCTTCAAAGGGCAATGATATCTGGTGGGGCCCACCGCGGGAGGGCGGCGGAGCGGCGCCACCTACCGACGGACTGCGGGAAGGACacggggaaggggcggggggggcggtggcgtCAGCCTGCTGGGCCGTGACGTCACCCAGCCAGACCCTGGGAGTTTAGGTGCGGGGATAATAAACCGGAGCTGCCcaacggggcgggggggtgtcaCCGGCAGCCTCAGCCCCCACGGGCTCCTCTCCGTACCCAGAGCCATCCCACCGACACCGGCCCCACACCGGACGGGGGGGGGTCCCGCGTGAAGATTTAGCacgtttcccccccccccggaaagGAGGCATGTCACCTCGCCAGCCGCCGCTCTACACAAGCCTCTCGCTGGGAGGGCTGGCGGGGGCGGGGGACCCCCCAGCTCGGCTCCTCACACCGCCGGGGGCCGGGCACAGCTGTGCGGGGACTGTCGCGCAGCCATGTGTGTCCCCACGGCCGCTCTCCCTCGCTCATGGCACAAGGGTTTCACCTGTCGCATCCCTCTGCCTGGCCCAGCACCCCTGCTCACCCGCATCGTGTCCCCCAGGGCTGGTCGCTGGGCCAGGCGTGCCCCCACCCCTACCCCGCACCCCCCCCGCACCCAGCGGTACGAGCCCCGTTGTCCTGTCCCGCACGCTGCGCCCTCGGCGGGGAGGGTCggtgggtgctcagcaccctcTCCCCTGGTCCTGCTCCGGACGGCGCTAGGAGAAGGGAaaaccggggcggggggggcagaaCCCCTACCTGGACCGGGCTGGGGAGTGATGGGGACGTTGGCCGCGGGTATCCCAGGTCCTGGTCCCTTCTCCAAGGAGCAGGACAGGATTGCtgaggggggggtgtgtgctgTGGCCACCCATCCCCAGGGGTCCGAGATGCCGGGcggtgcagggtgctggggacagcagTGTCCCCGCACAGCGAGGGGGTGTCCGCCCCCCCATCCCCGGCAAGGCAGAACCGGAGAGAGCTGGTGGTGGGGACGGGCCcaggagggatggatggagacAAGGACGAGGAGGAGtaggagagatggagagatgaAGATATGGAGGGATGAGGCAGGGATGGAtagaaggagagggagggaggaacgGGGGAGATGGAAATGGGGAGGGACGGCGGGGGAGAGATGGGGGTcgaggggagggaggatggggatAGAGacggagggagggatggagccgGGGACGGAGGGATGGGAAGAGGGACGGGGACAAgaggggagggggccggggccgcggggagggggctgccggggcgcCCGGGGCGGCGCTCGGGGCTGCTGTACAAATAGGGCGGCTGCGGGCGGCCCCTGCAGCCATGCGGGACCCGCTGCGCTCCGCGCCCGCGCTGGCGCTCTGCGCCCTCACCCTGCTCCGCCTGGGCTGCGCACCCACCCGGGCACCCACCCGGGCACCGGCCCACGCACCCACCCGAGCACCCACTCGGGCACCGACCCACGCACCCAcccgcgccccgccgcgctgccccccgctgatgctgcagctgctccgcgcccctcctgccccgctccgcgccgccgccgccgccgctgccctcagcctctccccGCACGGTGAGTGGGGCCGCGGCCCCGAGCATCCCTGTCCCGGGACCGGCACTGTCCCCGGGACCATCCCTGTCCCCGAGCATCCCTGTCCTGGGGCCGGCACTGTCCCCGGGACCATCCCTGTCCCCGAGCATCCCTGTCCTGGGGCCGGCACTGTCCCCGGGACCATCCCTGTCCCCGAGCATCCCTCCCGCCGGGACCGGCACTGTCCCCGGGACCATCCCTGTCCCCGAGCATCCCTCCCGCCGGGACCGGCACTGTCCCCGGGCGTCCCTGTCCAGGGACTCACACTGTCCCCGAGCATCCCCCTCCCTGGGACCGGCACTGCCCGGTGCTCTTGCTGGCTCTCAGAGCTCGGGGTGGTCTGGCTGCTTTCCCCTGACTCTCGGGCTCCCGCGCCAGGGACCGTGCCCCGGTAGCACGGGAGGGCACCGTTCCTCTCTGGCTCTGGCACTCGGTGGCAAAGCCGGCAGTCCCCTCACCATGCCCCTTGGGTTTCAGGCTCCCTGCAGAATGGCTCCCGCTGGGCGCTCTCCTTCGACATGTCCTCCCtctccagcagccaggaggTGAGTCTGGCCGAGCTCCGCATCCGCCTGCCCGGCCTCTCCCCAGCCCGCAACGTCTCCCTGGACATCTACCACAGCCGGCGGCAGAGGTGCTGGGGCGGCGGGACCTGTGCCCACCAGCTCTTCCTGGGCACCGTGGCCGGCAGCCCCTCTTCCACCCAAGCCTCCTGGAAAATCTTTGAGGTCACCAGCCTGCTCCGGTCCTGGCTCCACCAAGCCATGGCCCCTGGGCACCGCGGTCTCTCGGGAGGGGAGTGGTGGGAGGCGAGTGGGTCGGCCACCCCGGCCACCGCTGCGATGCACTCGCCCACCTCGAGTGATGCTGGCCCCAGGGAaccagccctgccccaggaTGTGACGGACAGAGTCCTGCTGCTCGTCTTCTCCAAGGACAAGTCTCCGGGAGACCACAGCCTCATCAGGACAGCGGAGACGTCCAAGCATGTCATGCGTgacagcagctcccagggcGTGGGGACCCGCCGGCACCGCAGGAATAGGAAGGAGAAGCAAAGGATCAAAGAGAGCGATGCTGCCGCTGCCGTCCCGGGCGAGGAGGGCAGGTCCTTGTGTCGGAGGGTGGACATGATGGTGGATTTCGAGCAGACCGGCTGGGGCAGCTGGATCATCTACCCCAAAAAGTATAATGCCTACCGGTGCGAAGGGCAGTGTCCATCACCCGTGGACGAGACCTTCAAGCCCACCAACCACGCCTACATACAGGTAAGAGGGGGTTGCTGTCTCCACTCCCCCCACGCACCCCCAGACCCACCAGCCTGTGGCAGAGGGTGATGATCCTCTGCCCTTCCCATCTCTCCCCACAGAGTTTGCTGCAGCTCTACAAGCCCAACCAGGTGCCATGCCCCGCCTGCTCCCCGGTCAGGATGAGTCCCCTCTCCATGCTCTACTACGAGAAGGGCGAAATCGTCGTCCGTCACCATGAGGACATGATTATCGAGGAGTGTGGCTGCAACTGAGGCCAGCTCGTCCCTGTGGAAAGGGACACATCTCTGCCCAGAAAGTGTCCCCGAGGACTGGCCGTCCAACCCACGACCAACACGCAGACCAGGGCATCACCGGACACCTGCCACCTCCGAATCCTGCGTGCCCATGGGTTGGCTCTGGCTGTGCCAGGGAGGAGCGGGGTGCCCAGGCATTAGCAGCTCTGCGGCACTGCGTGGCTGCAGTACACGGATGGATCCAGGCTTCGTGCAGGGAAGATGCCAGTGGCAGCACCGAGGTGGTGGGTGCCTGATGGCTGTGTTTAGCCCGGAGCCATGGTGCTGGCCGCTGTGTGCCGGGGCAGCCGAGGGCTGGTGTtgctctgcaggagcagaagccagggtgcagggctggagctgcagcatcATCGCTCCATGCCACGACACGCTGCCTGTCGCGATGCTCCTTTTGCCCACAATAGCTATTGCCGGTAGCTACGAGCTCTCGGCGGGACGCTGCAGCACCAGTGTCCGGCCACACTGAGCATCGGCACTGTTGGGATTTTCAATCATCCCCAGGGTTCTCTTAAGACTTCTGTcatatttctattaaaactTATTAAAGCCCAGTGTCCAGAGCCCCTGGATGGCAGCACCgtgtgggcagcagcaggcaggggttcGTCTcagcctgctccttccctgAGGCTTCCAGGTTGAGCATGGTCCCAGGAGGGATGGACCCAGGAGGAactggctggcagcaggcagcaaggcAGCGACCTGCGTCACATACGTTccttgcccaggaccatgtaGGGAGTGATGCAAAAGATGGACCTGGTGCTCCCGCATCCCTCTCCAAAGCATCATCCATTCACCAGGAGCCAGAGAGGGTTTGCACGGGCACGAGAGGTGCCCCTGGCAATAATGCAGCCCCGTGATCGGTCTCAGTGGGTctgggccccccccccagccctcctaCCTGCCCTGAACATCCCAGCTCActcactgctttcctctgtaaAACCACGGCTTTGCTCAAAGCTTTTCCACCACTTGCTGGATGGGGCTCATGGTTATATAATTCAtcaataaattatatatatttaaaatgcctGGTAGATTCTGCTGATTTCCACAGTCCTTTGTTGCTGTAGAATGGTCTCTCAGGGTGTGATTCCCCATCTCTCTGTGCATCTGCTGCACCCAGaggctctccctgccctgggagctggctgcagcctgccctgaGCTCTCTTCCTGCCCAGCGTTGCCAGTTTTGCCATACGACTTGCCACCAAAACCGGCAAGGCCAGACAATAACACCTGGAGCGGGTAGGCTGCTACTGTAACTTGCTAGAGCAAGGGAGTCCCCTCAAATGGTGCAAATGATGCTCAACAGCTCCGTGAACAGGAAAGTTGGGGCGACATAATAAAGAAGCTGTTCCCACCCTGATGAGGAGTTGCTCAAGAGCAAGTGGGGAAGCACCTGCAGCCTTTGAGAAGGGCTAAGGGGATTTTCCACCTTTATTTACCCCTTGGAGATAAGGGGAAGGGCCATGTTCTCTAACAGAGATGATTTTAAGCCATGTGCAGCAGCCGGTGCAGGTCACCCACCCGAAGGGGtgatggggctgggagggggatTGCTCCAGCCGCAGACCATCCCCACAGCCTCGAGTGCCCCGGGGATGACCATGCCCCGCTGCGTGCCAGCCCTGAGGGGACGCTCCTCCTTGGGCAGCGAGGCTCAGTCCTGGATTTGGCCGGGCTCACCTTTTTGCAGCCCTGGCCGTGGGTCTGGGCTCCCCCACGCTCACAGCTGCCCCCTCCCACGGCCGTGGACGGGGACATGGCACACGAGTGgggacccgctgctggccccCCGCTACATGCGGCGGAGGGGACGAGCGGGACCGCAGGCATTAGGGCTGGCAGCGGGTGGCCAGGGTGGCTGTGCAGGACTGGccgtccccatccctcctctcctGGGACCAAACAGCCCCGACTCCACATCCCGGCCCAGCCTGATTATCCCCAATCCACATCCCAGCCCGCGGATAAACAAAGCGTGTCTGGTTCCCCCTGCGCAGACCCTCCCCTGGGCCGCTTACATATTCCGACAGCGTTTCACACTGAGACCATCCCGTCATTAGAGGGTCATTTGCAGGAGCTGTCAAGGGTGGGCGAGGGAGGCGTGGGGCTAACCCCTGGCAGGAGGCAGATGTGCACAGAAATCTGGAGATCTGGGCTCttgatgaaattaaattcttttttttttttttttccccccttcctctgCAGGTTTGCTACTCCCTCTCAAAAAATTTGTCACAGCAGCAGCGAAGCCAGGAGGTTTCGCTCTCTCCCACGCTCACCGGCTCCTCACCCCCCGGGGACCCCCtcgccctccccagccccctgcgTCCCTCAGCCGTGCTGGGAGCTGTATCTCTGCGATCTCTGCCCCTCCATCAAGCCTGTCTGAAATCGAGCAGCGGGTTCAAAAGTTGtcgtggggcagggggaggcaggcagccgTTCCCTGGGAAGACCGGGGTGGAAAAATAAAGGCTGAGATTCCAGGGCTGTAAGGAAAACATCAAAGTGTGGACAGTGACAATAAAGCTGCACGGCCGTGCTTAGGCAAAGTATCTGCTAGCAAGCCTGGCTTTGCAAAGCTCAGGCTGTGAGCGGAGACCTGATCTGAGCAGAGCGTTCTGCTGCCCGGCCCTTCTGCCCCAATACACATCAGCTGGTGACAGAGGGGGCCCAGACACGCAGGACAATAAAGCGGGgggggcagctccagccttGCCATGGGGGTCCTGCCCACCTGCAGGCATCGCCTGTCCCCACGCTCGGCACCTTTCCAGTGACCGGCACGACCCTTCAGCATCGCGGGGCCagagggtgctggggcagggacactGCACGGGCGGTGGGACGGCGGGAATGGGACATGGAGGCTTtcaccctgctcctgctgcacgGGCAGGGAACAGTCCGGCTGGCACACACGGCCAGACCCCGCTCTTGCACTCAGAGATGCTCCTGTGAACCTCGTCCGGGCAGAAGGCACCGGTCTTTGCACTGGTCTTTGCACCAGTCTTTGCACCAGTTTTTGCACCAGTTTCTGCACCAGTTTCTCAGAGGGAgttctgctgcagagcagagacccTGCCGCGAGTGCTCAGGCAGTGTGGAGCATCTTGCTGCCCTCCTGGAGGTGTTGGGGGGCTGGCAGGGTCTCTGCTTTGGGAAGGGCTGGCTTGGCTTTAGCACCCTGACACGTTGGGAAGGGAAGGACGGAGCCGTCCCAATACAGGGAAGGTTTTCTGGCAGGGAGAGTGCCCTGACTGTAATGGAAGCGTGCACGCTCCCTCCCCAACGTCAGCAAGAGCAGCGTCCGCTGTGCCGTACGCGCAGGGGCTGCCAGCGATGGCACGGAGCCGCAGCCACCACCTGCCTGCGTGGAGCCGCTGCCCGCACCTCGGAGGAACAGCACACGGTCAGGGAGGGAAGACAGGCATGGTTTACTTTGGCTGCACGAGGAAAGAGTGAGAACAAACAGACCGAAGGGCTTATCAAAGGCCCAGGGTAATATTTGTACAACTGGTGTATTAAGGCACTAGCTGGGTCAGGCAAGTGTTGTCAGTCCCATGACCGGGACGCGGAGCAGGACGCAGGCAGGCTGGGcgtgctgctctgccctgctcgAGACGAAAAGGGGCAGGGACGGAAAATGCAAGGACAAAGCCACCACTTGTCCCTCGGACCTCCCCAGAGCATCCCAGCTGTGCGAGGCAGCCACCCACggctgcctcccctccccgtCGCTGCAagggcagccaggcagcagcctgcGGGCTCAGCCCGGGCGAGAGCAGCTCCTCAAGTTGTCAGTGCAAGTGCCGGGCGAGGAACAAACCCTGCTCGAGCAGGGATCTGCCCTGGAAACACTGAGCTGCTCCTGACATGGCTTAGGCAAGCTGGAAGAGCGCTAGAAACACGAATGAACGCAGGAGAGGGTCCAAACACGCCCGGCTGAAGGATGCGGCTCTGGCTGGGGGTGTACGGGAGGGAAGGACCGGAGCAGGGGATGCTGAGACCGCGCGGTCCCTGGCCACGGACGGAAGGGTTCAAGGCGCGGGCTTGGGACAAATTGCACCAGAGCAGATGCACATGAGTGCCACGGCAATGCATCACGGGTTCACAGCTTTGGCAGTGACTCGCTCTGCCCCCAGTGACCTCGCTGATGTGCCCATGGCCCCAGGGCCCCGCACCGGGAAGCCAGCGGGAGCCCTGACCCTCCCGGACCCCCCCCTCGCACCTGGCCGGGTGCTTCGCAGGGTGCTCGCCCTCTTTCAGAATTATCGGCTATGAATTGCTGTCAGAGGCACCTGGCGCTTTGATGCTCCCTCCAGATCTACATAAGCACGCAGATACCGATGCAAAGCTGTCGCAGGCACGGACAAAATACTTAACACTTAAACACTTGTCCCTCTCgtgtgggggtgggagggagcagaATTTAAAATCGCTTGCAATAGTTGACACTcactccaaaaaaccccacgcCGTCGCTTTCGTACCAACGCAAGAACCCAACACCACGAGGCTCTCGTTCGCGTCCGGACCACGGCGAGTCAGAAACTCATGGCAAAAAAGGCAGCGAGGCTGAAATTGGCTGGTTTCTCCCCAGAGAGCCGCGGGTGCGCAGCCCTTAGC encodes the following:
- the LOC104629223 gene encoding nodal homolog, with amino-acid sequence MRDPLRSAPALALCALTLLRLGCAPTRAPTRAPAHAPTRAPTRAPTHAPTRAPPRCPPLMLQLLRAPPAPLRAAAAAAALSLSPHGSLQNGSRWALSFDMSSLSSSQEVSLAELRIRLPGLSPARNVSLDIYHSRRQRCWGGGTCAHQLFLGTVAGSPSSTQASWKIFEVTSLLRSWLHQAMAPGHRGLSGGEWWEASGSATPATAAMHSPTSSDAGPREPALPQDVTDRVLLLVFSKDKSPGDHSLIRTAETSKHVMRDSSSQGVGTRRHRRNRKEKQRIKESDAAAAVPGEEGRSLCRRVDMMVDFEQTGWGSWIIYPKKYNAYRCEGQCPSPVDETFKPTNHAYIQSLLQLYKPNQVPCPACSPVRMSPLSMLYYEKGEIVVRHHEDMIIEECGCN